One Corynebacterium uterequi DNA segment encodes these proteins:
- a CDS encoding tRNA (adenine-N1)-methyltransferase yields MAYSGPFQPGDKVQLTDPKRRHFTFELTPGAHFHTHKGMIAHDEIIGSDEGSVVTSTMGTDFLCFRHLMVDHVLSMPRGAAVIYPKDTGQILVEGDIFSGARVLEAGAGSGALSMALLRAVGEKGHVFSYELREDHLSFAIDNVTEYFGQQPEHWSPRLGDFGEVTPEDLGGPVDRVILDMVEPWHFLETVKNVLIPGGVFMTYVATVPQLMNIMEGIRAQQCFTEPRAWETLLREWRVEGLATRPEHRMNAHTAFLVMTRRLADGVTPPRPQRKARR; encoded by the coding sequence GTGGCATATTCTGGCCCCTTCCAACCCGGCGACAAGGTCCAGCTCACGGACCCAAAGCGCCGTCACTTCACCTTCGAACTCACTCCCGGCGCGCATTTCCACACGCACAAGGGCATGATCGCCCACGATGAGATCATTGGGTCGGATGAGGGATCCGTGGTCACCTCCACGATGGGCACGGATTTCCTCTGCTTCCGCCACCTCATGGTGGACCACGTATTGTCCATGCCGCGGGGCGCGGCGGTGATCTATCCGAAGGACACTGGCCAGATCCTCGTGGAGGGCGATATCTTCAGCGGCGCGCGCGTCCTGGAGGCCGGCGCCGGATCCGGCGCGTTGTCGATGGCGCTGCTGCGCGCCGTGGGGGAGAAAGGGCACGTCTTTTCCTATGAGCTTCGCGAGGACCACCTCAGCTTCGCGATTGATAACGTCACCGAATACTTCGGGCAGCAGCCGGAGCATTGGTCTCCGCGCCTCGGGGACTTCGGCGAGGTCACCCCGGAGGACCTGGGTGGGCCAGTGGATCGCGTCATCCTGGACATGGTGGAGCCATGGCATTTCCTGGAGACGGTGAAAAACGTCCTCATCCCCGGCGGGGTGTTCATGACCTACGTGGCCACTGTGCCGCAGCTGATGAACATCATGGAAGGCATCCGTGCGCAGCAGTGCTTCACGGAGCCGCGCGCGTGGGAGACGCTGCTGCGTGAGTGGCGCGTTGAGGGCCTGGCCACCCGCCCGGAGCACCGGATGAATGCCCACACCGCCTTTTTGGTGATGACGCGCCGGCTGGCCGATGGCGTCACCCCGCCGCGGCCGCAGCGCAAGGCCCGACGCTAA